From one Rosa rugosa chromosome 4, drRosRugo1.1, whole genome shotgun sequence genomic stretch:
- the LOC133742294 gene encoding uncharacterized protein LOC133742294 → MATASAKPKAPPPPPPAACSISKPFISAKLVHSSQIAILFDSCNAASFFFVLSIVLFRVILEPNRRCGVLLRLSRSELCLLRVKERNASSLLRKGVCKSWEFKSLFQVPPLQQYLYDLVHVAAGDLLRAEIASGSENGKRARAYMDKGQLVPDEIVVMVGKLYSCWLIVMLLVILCC, encoded by the exons ATGGCCACAGCGTCAGCAAAACCcaaagctcctcctcctcctcctcccgcCGCGTGTTCCATTTCAAAGCCATTCATCTCCGCAAAGCTTGTTCACTCGTCGCAAATCGCAATCCTCTTTGATAGTTGTAACGCtgcgtcttttttttttgtattgagCATTGTGTTGTTTcgtgtgattcttgaaccaaacAGGCGGTGCGGTGTGCTTCTAAGGCTGAGCCGCTCGGAGTTATGCCTGCTTCGGGTAAAGGAACGCAATGCGAGCTCATTACTCAGAAA GGGAGTTTGCAAATCTTGGGAATTTAAATCCCTTTTTCAAGTCCCACCACTCCAACAATATTTG TATGATTTGGTACATGTCGCTGCTGGAGATTTACTTAGAGCGGAAATTGCATCTGGGAGTGAAAATGGGAAGCGTGCAAGGGCCTACATGGACAAAGGACAATTGGTGCCAGATGAAATAGTTGTCATGGTAGGGAAATTATATTCATGTTGGCTTATCGTCATGCTACTGGTGATTCTGTGCTGTTAA